The following coding sequences lie in one Streptomyces sp. NBC_00510 genomic window:
- a CDS encoding LysR substrate-binding domain-containing protein, with product MQLQQLVYFLAVADTLHFTRAAERVHVAQPSLSQQIKALERELGADLFSRARGNIALTDAGQALLPLARRIIADTETATQEVQELVHLRRGRVRLGATPSLATGLLPDVLRDFHDRYPGIRLVVEEGGSRDLVRELASGSLDLALIVLPLQSHDPALDATPLLHEDLVVVTAADEPPPSAGPTLRVADLRDRPLVMFRSGYDLRDLTVAACRAAGFEPRFAIEGGEMDAVLGFVEAGLGPAVVPSMVAGRRPRLRTTPFEAPGLQRTVALAHRKDAEPPRAARELRRVLLEHVPA from the coding sequence ATGCAGCTGCAGCAGCTCGTGTACTTCCTGGCGGTCGCCGACACCCTGCACTTCACCCGCGCCGCCGAACGCGTCCACGTCGCGCAGCCCTCGCTGTCGCAGCAGATCAAGGCCCTGGAGCGGGAGCTGGGCGCGGACCTGTTCAGCCGCGCCCGCGGCAACATCGCGCTGACCGACGCCGGGCAGGCCCTGCTGCCGCTGGCGCGCCGCATCATCGCCGACACCGAGACCGCCACCCAGGAGGTCCAGGAGCTGGTGCACCTGCGCCGCGGCCGGGTGCGCCTCGGCGCGACCCCCAGCCTCGCCACCGGCCTGCTGCCGGACGTGCTGCGCGACTTCCACGACCGCTACCCCGGCATCCGGCTGGTCGTCGAGGAGGGCGGCTCACGCGACCTGGTGCGCGAGCTCGCCTCCGGCAGCCTCGACCTCGCCCTGATCGTGCTGCCGCTGCAGAGCCACGACCCGGCCCTGGACGCCACGCCGCTGCTCCACGAGGACCTGGTGGTGGTGACCGCCGCCGACGAGCCGCCGCCCTCCGCGGGGCCCACCCTCCGGGTCGCCGACCTCAGGGACCGGCCGCTGGTCATGTTCCGCAGCGGCTACGACCTGCGGGACCTCACCGTCGCCGCGTGCCGGGCGGCGGGTTTCGAACCGCGCTTCGCGATCGAGGGCGGCGAGATGGACGCCGTGCTGGGCTTCGTGGAGGCGGGACTCGGCCCCGCGGTCGTGCCCAGCATGGTCGCCGGACGCCGGCCCCGACTGCGTACGACGCCCTTCGAGGCCCCCGGGCTGCAGCGCACGGTCGCCCTGGCGCACCGCAAGGACGCCGAGCCCCCGCGCGCCGCCAGGGAACTGCGCCGCGTGCTGCTGGAACACGTGCCGGCCTGA
- the pepN gene encoding aminopeptidase N: protein MPVLTRAEAETRARRITVQHYSADLDLTRGDEVFGSTTVIRFTALADGDTFVELKPAALHGAVLDGRPLDPASLDDNRLPLTGLAAGPHELRVEADMRYSRTGEGMHRFTDPADGETYLYTQLFLDDVQRVIAAFDQPDLKAVFEVAVTAPPAWTVLGNGVAERTGEAEGRWRVAATPPISTYLLAVAAGPWHSVRTEHAGLPFGLHCRRSLAPYLDADVGELFDITRRCFDRYHELFEEPYPFDSYDQAFVPEFNAGAMENPGLVTFRDEMVFRSAVTDTERQTRGMVVAHEMAHMWFGDLVTLRWWDDIWLNESFAEYMGYQVLSEATRFTGTWTDFAVARKGWGYDADQRPSTHPVAPAPEAVPDTASALLNFDGISYAKGASALRQLVTWLGRKDFLAGINDHFARHRFGNAALADFIDSLARATDRDVHAWADRWLRTTGVDTLTPVPVGADGGWRLDVTHQGSRPHRIAVAAYDRADADPAQLVLRERFETDVPANGEAPGARPGPRPDLVLLNDQDLTYAKIRFDAQSWDTLVAALRGLPDPLSRALVWNAARDLVRDGELPPAAYLDVARAHLPYESDIAVVQGVLGFARGQIADRYLPAAERPGALAALEALARDLLTRQDPGLRLAAARELIAATADPGALRGWLTEGTLPGGPALDPELRWQILTRLTVLGAASAEDIAAELDTDPSATGQEGAARCRAALPDPEAKRDAWERMFDGDTLSNYLFTATAQGFWQPEQLDLVREYVPRFFPAAVAVAARRGPALAEAAGRWAFPVPVVEPAVLDLGEQCLRSGDPAPTPALRRRLADQLDDLRRALRVRTGSA, encoded by the coding sequence ATGCCTGTTCTCACACGTGCCGAGGCCGAGACCCGCGCCCGGCGGATCACCGTCCAGCACTACTCCGCCGACCTGGACCTCACCCGCGGCGACGAGGTGTTCGGATCGACCACCGTCATCCGCTTCACCGCGCTCGCCGACGGCGACACCTTCGTCGAGCTGAAGCCCGCCGCGCTGCACGGCGCCGTCCTGGACGGGCGGCCGCTGGACCCCGCGTCCCTGGACGACAACCGGCTGCCGCTCACCGGGCTCGCGGCCGGCCCGCACGAACTGCGGGTCGAGGCGGACATGCGGTACTCCCGCACCGGTGAGGGCATGCACCGCTTCACGGACCCGGCCGACGGCGAGACGTACCTGTACACCCAGCTCTTCCTGGACGACGTGCAGCGCGTCATCGCCGCCTTCGACCAGCCCGACCTCAAGGCGGTCTTCGAGGTCGCCGTGACCGCGCCCCCCGCGTGGACGGTCCTCGGCAACGGCGTCGCCGAGCGCACCGGGGAGGCCGAGGGCCGCTGGCGCGTGGCGGCGACCCCGCCGATCAGCACCTACCTGCTCGCCGTCGCCGCCGGACCCTGGCACTCGGTGCGCACCGAGCACGCGGGCCTGCCCTTCGGGCTGCACTGCCGGCGCTCCCTCGCCCCGTACCTGGACGCCGACGTCGGGGAGCTCTTCGACATCACCCGGCGCTGCTTCGACCGCTACCACGAGCTGTTCGAGGAGCCGTACCCCTTCGACTCCTACGACCAGGCCTTCGTCCCCGAGTTCAACGCGGGCGCGATGGAGAACCCGGGCCTGGTCACCTTCCGCGACGAGATGGTCTTCCGTTCCGCCGTCACCGACACCGAACGGCAGACCCGCGGCATGGTCGTCGCCCACGAGATGGCCCACATGTGGTTCGGCGACCTCGTCACCCTGCGCTGGTGGGACGACATCTGGCTCAACGAGTCCTTCGCCGAGTACATGGGCTACCAGGTGCTCTCCGAGGCCACCCGGTTCACGGGCACGTGGACCGACTTCGCCGTCGCGCGCAAGGGCTGGGGCTACGACGCCGACCAGCGCCCCTCCACGCACCCCGTCGCCCCGGCCCCGGAGGCCGTCCCCGACACCGCCTCGGCGCTGCTCAACTTCGACGGGATCTCCTACGCCAAGGGCGCCTCCGCGCTGCGCCAGCTCGTCACGTGGCTCGGCCGCAAGGACTTCCTCGCCGGCATCAACGACCACTTCGCACGGCACCGCTTCGGCAACGCCGCCCTCGCCGACTTCATCGACTCCCTCGCCCGCGCCACCGACCGCGACGTCCACGCCTGGGCCGACCGCTGGCTGCGCACCACCGGCGTCGACACGCTCACCCCCGTCCCCGTGGGCGCCGACGGCGGCTGGCGGCTCGACGTGACGCACCAGGGCAGCCGCCCGCACCGCATCGCCGTCGCCGCGTACGACCGCGCCGACGCCGACCCGGCGCAGCTGGTGCTGCGCGAGCGCTTCGAGACCGACGTGCCCGCGAACGGCGAGGCGCCCGGCGCCCGTCCCGGCCCCCGCCCCGACCTGGTGCTCCTCAACGACCAGGACCTGACCTACGCCAAGATCCGCTTCGACGCGCAGTCCTGGGACACCCTGGTCGCCGCGCTGCGCGGCCTGCCGGACCCGCTCAGCCGCGCCCTGGTCTGGAACGCCGCCCGCGACCTCGTCCGGGACGGCGAACTCCCGCCCGCCGCCTACCTCGACGTCGCCCGCGCCCACCTGCCGTACGAGAGCGACATCGCCGTCGTGCAGGGCGTGCTCGGCTTCGCCCGCGGGCAGATCGCCGACCGCTACCTCCCCGCGGCCGAACGCCCCGGCGCGCTCGCCGCCCTGGAGGCGCTCGCCCGCGACCTGCTCACCCGTCAGGACCCCGGGCTGCGACTGGCCGCGGCCCGCGAGCTCATCGCCGCCACCGCCGACCCCGGCGCCCTGCGCGGCTGGCTCACCGAGGGCACCCTGCCCGGCGGGCCCGCGCTCGACCCCGAACTGCGCTGGCAGATCCTCACCCGGCTCACCGTCCTGGGCGCGGCGTCGGCCGAGGACATCGCGGCCGAACTGGACACCGACCCCAGCGCCACCGGCCAGGAGGGCGCCGCCCGCTGCCGGGCCGCGCTGCCCGATCCGGAGGCGAAGCGGGACGCCTGGGAGCGGATGTTCGACGGCGACACCCTGTCCAACTACCTCTTCACGGCCACCGCCCAGGGCTTCTGGCAGCCCGAACAGCTCGACCTCGTCCGCGAGTACGTGCCCCGCTTCTTCCCCGCCGCCGTCGCGGTCGCCGCCCGCCGGGGACCCGCACTCGCCGAGGCCGCGGGCCGCTGGGCCTTCCCCGTCCCCGTCGTCGAGCCCGCCGTGCTCGACCTCGGCGAGCAGTGCCTCCGCTCCGGCGATCCCGCCCCGACCCCCGCCCTGCGCCGCCGCCTCGCAGACCAGCTCGACGACCTGCGCCGCGCCCTCCGCGTCCGCACGGGTTCCGCGTAG
- a CDS encoding aminotransferase class V-fold PLP-dependent enzyme → MPPHLAGGSEGPDRLRPLVEAVLGALAAGAAARKGPLPAGGPGAVARRVREVLGEALPEDGTGAAEALRALVGVVAEGAADPADPLCAAHLHCPPLGAAVAADLAASALNPSMDSWDQAPAATALEAEVTHALARLVHPDAAAPDALVTTGGTESNQLALLLARESARGVPGDPGVRVVAGANGHHSVPRAAWLLGMPAPVVVDTPGGVLDPERVRAALAAGGGPALLVATAGTTDSGDIDPLPELARVAREYGARLHVDAAYGGSLLFSNREAVRLAGLREADTVTLDLHKLGWQPVAAGVLAVREAALLRPLDHRADYLNAADDTEAGFPDLLGRSLRTSRRPDVLKIAVTLRALGRRGLGGLVEAVCDHARYLADLVERHPALTLRARPAVSTVLFRPTGAGDEEVAAIRRRLMLDGRAVLGRARADGRLWLKATLLNPTTTPTDLEALLTLVCATHQEGSTPR, encoded by the coding sequence ATGCCACCCCATCTCGCCGGAGGCAGTGAAGGGCCGGACCGGCTGCGCCCGTTGGTCGAGGCCGTGCTCGGCGCGCTCGCGGCGGGCGCGGCCGCCCGCAAGGGGCCGCTTCCCGCGGGTGGTCCCGGGGCGGTCGCGCGGCGGGTACGGGAGGTGCTGGGGGAGGCCCTGCCGGAGGACGGCACCGGGGCGGCGGAGGCGCTGCGCGCGCTGGTCGGGGTCGTCGCCGAGGGCGCGGCCGACCCGGCGGACCCGTTGTGCGCCGCCCATCTGCACTGCCCGCCGCTGGGGGCGGCCGTGGCGGCCGACCTGGCCGCGAGCGCGCTCAACCCGTCGATGGACTCCTGGGACCAGGCCCCGGCCGCGACCGCCCTGGAGGCGGAGGTCACCCACGCGCTGGCCCGCCTGGTCCACCCGGACGCGGCCGCGCCGGACGCGCTGGTCACGACCGGCGGCACGGAGTCCAACCAGCTCGCGCTGCTGCTGGCCCGGGAGAGCGCCCGGGGCGTTCCGGGCGATCCGGGCGTGCGGGTCGTCGCCGGGGCCAACGGCCACCACAGCGTCCCGCGGGCCGCCTGGCTGCTCGGGATGCCCGCTCCCGTCGTCGTGGACACCCCCGGCGGAGTGCTCGACCCGGAGCGGGTGCGGGCCGCGCTCGCCGCGGGCGGGGGGCCCGCCCTGCTGGTCGCCACCGCGGGCACCACGGACTCGGGCGACATCGACCCGCTCCCCGAACTCGCCCGCGTCGCAAGGGAGTACGGCGCGCGCCTGCACGTGGACGCCGCCTACGGCGGGTCGCTGCTGTTCAGCAACCGGGAGGCGGTGAGGCTCGCCGGGCTGCGGGAAGCCGACACCGTCACCCTGGACCTGCACAAGCTGGGCTGGCAGCCCGTGGCGGCCGGGGTGCTCGCGGTGCGCGAGGCCGCGCTGCTGCGCCCGCTGGACCACCGCGCCGACTACCTGAACGCCGCCGACGACACCGAGGCCGGCTTCCCCGACCTGCTCGGCCGCTCGCTGCGCACCTCCCGCCGCCCCGACGTGCTGAAGATCGCCGTCACGCTGCGCGCCCTGGGCCGTCGCGGGCTGGGCGGGCTCGTCGAGGCGGTCTGCGACCACGCCCGGTACCTGGCGGACCTGGTGGAGCGGCATCCCGCACTGACCCTGCGCGCCCGCCCGGCCGTCAGCACCGTGCTGTTCCGCCCCACCGGCGCCGGCGACGAGGAGGTCGCCGCGATCCGCCGCCGGCTCATGCTCGACGGCCGCGCCGTCCTCGGCCGGGCCCGCGCCGACGGACGGCTCTGGCTCAAGGCCACCCTGCTCAACCCGACCACCACGCCCACCGACCTCGAGGCTCTGCTCACGCTCGTATGCGCGACCCACCAGGAAGGCAGCACCCCCCGATGA
- a CDS encoding fumarate reductase/succinate dehydrogenase flavoprotein subunit, with translation MTVEYRLGEPIADTKAPDVPIAERWDRRRFEAKLVNPANRRKHTVIVVGTGLAGGAVGATLAEQGYHVVQFCYQDSPRRAHSIAAQGGINAAKNYRNDGDSVHRLFYDTVKGGDFRARESNVHRLAEVSVQIIDQCVAQGVPFAREYGGLLDTRSFGGVQVSRTFYARGQTGQQLLLGAYQALSRQIDAGNVELHARTEMLDLIVVDGKARGIVARDLVTGEVSTHMGDAVVLATGGYGNVFYLSTNAKGSNATAIWRAHRRGAYFANPCFTQIHPTCIPRSGDHQSKLTLMSESLRNDGRIWVPKAKGDTRPPNEIPEDERDYYLERIYPAFGNLVPRDIASRAAKNVCDEGRGVGPGGQGVYLDFADAIARMGRAKVEEKYGNLFEMYERITAEDPYTRPMRIYPAVHYTMGGLWVDYDLQTTVPGLFAIGEANFSDHGANRLGASALMQGLGDGYFVLPATINDYLARGPHDTVAPDHPAVAEAVADVEDRLNLLLAVDGDRTPDSFHRELGELLWDECGMARTEAGLRKALERIPALREEFWRRVKVPGSGEELNQSLEKANRVADFLELAELMCLDALHRAESCGGHFREESQTPDGEALRDDENFSYAAAWEFTGSGEDPVLHKEALDFEYVHPTQRSYA, from the coding sequence CTGACCGTGGAGTACCGACTGGGCGAGCCGATCGCCGACACCAAGGCGCCGGACGTACCGATCGCCGAGCGCTGGGACCGCCGCAGGTTCGAGGCGAAGCTGGTCAACCCCGCCAACCGCCGCAAGCACACGGTGATCGTGGTCGGCACGGGCCTGGCGGGCGGCGCCGTGGGCGCCACCCTGGCCGAGCAGGGCTACCACGTCGTGCAGTTCTGCTACCAGGACTCCCCGCGCCGGGCGCACTCGATCGCCGCCCAGGGCGGCATCAACGCGGCGAAGAACTACCGCAACGACGGCGACAGCGTGCACCGCCTGTTCTACGACACCGTCAAGGGCGGCGACTTCCGCGCCCGCGAGTCCAACGTGCACCGCCTCGCCGAGGTCTCCGTGCAGATCATCGACCAGTGCGTGGCGCAGGGCGTGCCCTTCGCCCGCGAGTACGGCGGCCTGCTGGACACCCGCTCCTTCGGCGGCGTCCAGGTCTCCCGCACCTTCTACGCCCGCGGCCAGACGGGCCAGCAGCTGCTGCTGGGCGCCTACCAGGCGCTGTCCCGGCAGATCGACGCGGGCAACGTGGAACTGCACGCGCGCACCGAGATGCTCGACCTGATCGTGGTGGACGGCAAAGCCCGCGGCATCGTCGCCCGCGACCTGGTGACGGGCGAGGTCTCGACGCACATGGGCGACGCCGTGGTGCTGGCGACCGGCGGCTACGGCAACGTCTTCTACCTGTCGACCAACGCCAAGGGCTCCAACGCCACCGCCATCTGGCGCGCCCACCGGCGCGGCGCGTACTTCGCCAACCCCTGCTTCACGCAGATCCACCCGACCTGCATCCCGCGCTCCGGCGACCACCAGTCCAAGCTCACGCTGATGAGCGAGTCGCTGCGCAACGACGGCCGCATCTGGGTGCCGAAGGCCAAGGGCGACACGCGCCCGCCGAACGAGATCCCCGAGGACGAGCGCGACTACTACCTGGAGCGGATCTACCCCGCTTTCGGCAACCTGGTGCCCCGGGACATCGCCTCCCGCGCCGCCAAGAACGTCTGCGACGAGGGCCGCGGCGTCGGTCCCGGCGGCCAGGGCGTCTACCTGGACTTCGCCGACGCGATCGCCCGCATGGGCCGCGCCAAGGTGGAGGAGAAGTACGGCAACCTCTTCGAGATGTACGAGCGGATCACCGCGGAGGACCCGTACACCCGGCCCATGCGGATCTACCCCGCCGTGCACTACACGATGGGCGGCCTGTGGGTCGACTACGACCTGCAGACCACCGTCCCGGGCCTGTTCGCCATCGGCGAGGCCAACTTCTCCGACCACGGCGCGAACCGGCTCGGCGCCAGCGCCCTGATGCAGGGTCTGGGCGACGGCTACTTCGTCCTCCCCGCCACCATCAACGACTACCTGGCGCGCGGCCCCCACGACACCGTGGCCCCCGACCACCCGGCGGTCGCCGAGGCCGTCGCCGACGTCGAGGACCGGCTGAACCTGCTGCTCGCCGTGGACGGCGACCGCACCCCGGACTCCTTCCACCGCGAGCTCGGCGAGCTGCTGTGGGACGAGTGCGGCATGGCCCGCACCGAGGCCGGGCTGCGCAAGGCGCTGGAGCGGATCCCGGCGCTGCGCGAGGAGTTCTGGCGCCGGGTGAAGGTGCCCGGCAGCGGCGAGGAGCTCAACCAGTCCCTGGAGAAGGCCAACCGGGTCGCCGACTTCCTGGAGCTGGCCGAGCTGATGTGCCTGGACGCCCTGCACCGCGCCGAGTCCTGCGGCGGCCACTTCCGCGAGGAGAGCCAGACCCCGGACGGCGAGGCCCTGCGCGACGACGAGAACTTCTCGTACGCCGCGGCCTGGGAGTTCACCGGCTCCGGTGAGGACCCGGTGCTCCACAAGGAGGCCCTCGACTTCGAGTACGTACACCCCACCCAGCGGAGCTACGCGTGA
- a CDS encoding succinate dehydrogenase/fumarate reductase iron-sulfur subunit, translated as MNLTLRIWRQQSSEEEGAMVTYRVEDISPDMSFLEMLDVLNEELILAGDEPVAFDHDCREGICGACGMVINGQAHGPERTTTCQLHMRHFKDGDTVDVEPWRAAAFPVVKDLVVDRSAFDRVIQAGGYISVPTGSAPEAHATAVPKEAADFAFEHAECIGCGACVAACPNGSAMLFTSAKVNHLNVLPQGQPERETRVLDMVAAMDDQGFGGCTNTGECATACPKGIPLPSIAAMNREYLRALRKEKSRSKG; from the coding sequence GTGAACCTCACCCTGCGCATCTGGCGCCAGCAGTCCTCCGAGGAGGAGGGCGCCATGGTCACCTACCGCGTCGAGGACATCAGCCCCGACATGTCCTTCCTGGAGATGCTCGACGTCCTCAACGAGGAGCTGATCCTCGCGGGCGACGAGCCCGTGGCCTTCGACCACGACTGCCGGGAGGGCATCTGCGGCGCGTGCGGCATGGTCATCAACGGCCAGGCCCACGGCCCGGAGCGGACCACCACCTGCCAGCTGCACATGCGGCACTTCAAGGACGGCGACACCGTCGACGTCGAGCCGTGGCGGGCCGCCGCCTTCCCGGTCGTCAAGGACCTGGTGGTGGACCGCTCGGCCTTCGACCGGGTGATCCAGGCGGGCGGCTACATCAGCGTGCCGACCGGCAGCGCGCCCGAGGCCCACGCGACGGCCGTGCCGAAGGAGGCCGCCGACTTCGCCTTCGAGCACGCGGAGTGCATCGGCTGCGGCGCGTGCGTGGCGGCCTGCCCCAACGGCTCGGCGATGCTGTTCACCTCGGCCAAGGTCAACCACCTCAACGTGCTGCCCCAGGGGCAGCCCGAGCGCGAGACCCGGGTGCTGGACATGGTCGCCGCCATGGACGACCAGGGCTTCGGCGGCTGCACCAACACCGGGGAGTGCGCGACGGCCTGCCCCAAGGGCATCCCGCTGCCGTCGATCGCCGCTATGAACCGCGAGTACCTGCGGGCCTTGCGTAAGGAGAAGTCGCGGTCCAAGGGCTGA
- a CDS encoding SidA/IucD/PvdA family monooxygenase has translation MTATDDHDPHPDQPYDLLGIGIGPCNLSLAALADGVPYLSAAFYEQERSFRWHPGLLLDDATLQVPFLADLVSLVDPTSRWSFLNYLRTHERLYPFYFAERFHAHRTEYDAYCRWVAESLPSTRFGHQVDTVRWNPGRAVFEVDHTQLDADGQAEALGRTYARNLVLGVGSAPYVPEPLRPLAESPAVPVVHSAHYLEHRDRLLAAEHVTVVGSGQSGAEVFLDLLRARPAGRERLTWIARSPSFAPMEYSKLGLEQFTPDYTRFFHGLSEPVRDELLPRQWQLHRAIDHGTIGAVHDELYRRTLGGGWPDAVLTPGVTVRTAGRMGMGAVELHLEHEQQGSRSRLITNAVVLATGYRERSLDALLAPIHPYIRRDAAGRPRIDGSHRLELDPVVASTGAAVHVQNAERHTHGVGAPDLGLAAWRSAVVLNAVTGKEPYPLPSRTAFTTFGLGAATNPVSPWTATSPYARPAGTRGS, from the coding sequence ATGACCGCCACCGACGACCACGACCCCCACCCGGACCAGCCCTACGACCTGCTCGGCATCGGGATCGGCCCGTGCAACCTGTCCCTGGCCGCCCTCGCCGACGGCGTCCCGTACCTGAGCGCCGCCTTCTACGAGCAGGAGCGCTCCTTCCGCTGGCACCCCGGGCTGCTGCTCGACGACGCCACCCTCCAAGTGCCCTTCCTCGCCGACCTGGTGAGCCTGGTCGACCCCACGAGCCGGTGGAGCTTCCTGAACTACCTCAGGACCCACGAGCGGCTCTACCCCTTCTACTTCGCCGAGCGCTTCCACGCGCACCGCACCGAGTACGACGCCTACTGCCGCTGGGTCGCCGAGTCGCTGCCCAGCACCCGCTTCGGGCACCAGGTCGACACCGTCCGCTGGAACCCCGGACGCGCCGTCTTCGAGGTGGACCACACCCAGCTCGACGCCGACGGCCAGGCCGAGGCCCTCGGCCGTACGTACGCCCGCAACCTGGTGCTCGGCGTCGGCAGCGCGCCGTACGTGCCCGAGCCGCTGCGGCCGCTCGCCGAGTCGCCCGCCGTCCCCGTCGTGCACTCCGCGCACTACCTGGAGCACCGGGACCGGTTGCTGGCCGCCGAGCACGTCACCGTCGTCGGCTCCGGGCAGTCGGGCGCCGAGGTCTTCCTGGACCTGCTGCGCGCCCGGCCCGCCGGGCGTGAACGGCTGACGTGGATCGCCCGCAGCCCCTCGTTCGCCCCGATGGAGTACAGCAAGCTCGGCCTGGAGCAGTTCACCCCCGACTACACGCGGTTCTTCCACGGGCTGTCCGAGCCGGTCCGCGACGAGCTCCTGCCCCGGCAGTGGCAACTGCACCGGGCCATCGACCACGGCACGATCGGCGCCGTCCACGACGAGCTGTACCGCCGCACCCTGGGCGGCGGCTGGCCGGACGCCGTCCTCACCCCCGGCGTGACGGTCCGTACGGCCGGCCGGATGGGCATGGGAGCCGTGGAACTCCACCTGGAGCACGAGCAGCAGGGCAGCCGCAGCCGGCTGATCACCAACGCGGTCGTCCTCGCCACCGGCTACCGGGAGCGCTCCCTGGACGCGCTGCTCGCCCCGATCCACCCCTACATCCGCCGCGACGCGGCCGGCCGGCCGCGGATCGACGGGAGCCACCGGCTGGAGCTCGACCCGGTCGTCGCGAGCACCGGCGCGGCCGTCCACGTGCAGAACGCCGAGCGCCACACCCACGGCGTCGGCGCCCCCGACCTCGGGCTGGCCGCGTGGCGCTCGGCGGTCGTCCTCAACGCGGTGACCGGCAAGGAGCCCTACCCGCTGCCCTCCCGCACGGCCTTCACGACCTTCGGGCTCGGCGCGGCCACCAACCCGGTCAGCCCTTGGACCGCGACTTCTCCTTACGCAAGGCCCGCAGGTACTCGCGGTTCATAG
- a CDS encoding succinate dehydrogenase cytochrome b subunit, which translates to MALATTRTRATTGATGTGRRPSLLRALWGSTVGKKAVMAGTGVIMLLFLVAHMLGNLKIFFGPEEFNGYAAWLRTIGEPALHNSWYLYIQRTGLVVAVVLHGVAAYQLSKRDIKARPAKYEHKRQRASYATRTMRWGGVILGLYIVWHILDLTTLTVNPLGKEHHPYENIVADFRIWWVDVVYIVAMLALGLHIRHGFWSAAQTLGAVNKRRDRALKITANVLAAALTAGFLVVPVSVMTGLVD; encoded by the coding sequence ATGGCTTTGGCGACGACGAGGACGAGGGCGACGACGGGGGCGACGGGTACGGGCCGCCGCCCGTCGCTCCTACGGGCACTGTGGGGCTCGACCGTGGGCAAGAAGGCGGTCATGGCCGGGACCGGCGTGATCATGCTGCTGTTCCTGGTCGCGCACATGCTGGGCAACCTGAAGATCTTCTTCGGCCCGGAGGAGTTCAACGGGTACGCGGCGTGGCTGCGCACCATCGGTGAGCCCGCCCTGCACAACAGCTGGTACCTGTACATCCAGCGCACCGGCCTGGTCGTCGCGGTGGTGCTGCACGGCGTCGCCGCCTACCAGCTCAGCAAGCGCGACATCAAGGCGCGCCCGGCGAAGTACGAGCACAAGCGGCAGCGGGCCAGCTACGCGACCCGGACGATGCGCTGGGGCGGGGTGATCCTCGGCCTCTACATCGTCTGGCACATCCTGGACCTGACCACGCTCACCGTGAACCCGCTGGGCAAGGAGCACCACCCCTACGAGAACATCGTGGCCGACTTCCGGATCTGGTGGGTGGACGTCGTCTACATCGTCGCGATGCTCGCCCTCGGCCTGCACATCAGGCACGGCTTCTGGAGCGCCGCGCAGACCCTGGGGGCGGTGAACAAGCGCCGCGACCGCGCGCTGAAGATCACGGCGAACGTGCTGGCGGCGGCGCTGACCGCGGGCTTCCTCGTCGTACCCGTCTCCGTGATGACCGGATTGGTGGACTGA